One window from the genome of Podospora pseudocomata strain CBS 415.72m chromosome 6, whole genome shotgun sequence encodes:
- a CDS encoding hypothetical protein (COG:S; EggNog:ENOG503NYGR), with protein sequence MLSRQLARRAAAGAVVRPATTRAFTTSLALSSKRTPSLGDIEPEQQEVFNKKQKEFRLKLAEAQKQREASAFASSSSSSSSSTSTSSSPSTSALGLGKLSTGSSTATGTSANAAEHEPPRKAGPLTNLIYGTKEGREMDAQIEASFSQVLARGKYVHSIVFHEVKPKDVDEYVELVGKWYPRMASMPENKVHLVGSWRTEVGDCETFVHIWEYQRYQGYHASLNAISRHPEYPAFEKKLRGLIRSKKSSLMQEFSFWPTTPPRQLGGIFELRSYTLHPGNLLEWETHWRRGLKARREVMEGVGAWFVQIGDLNTVHHLWQFADLEERKIRREKSWSQEGWAETVHKTVPLIQEMKSRILVPMPWSPVA encoded by the exons ATGCTATCTAGACAACTTGCTCGTCGCGCCGCGGCTGGCGCTGTCGTCCGGCCGGCAACTACCAGAGCCTTTACCACCTCACTCGCCCTCTCGTCAAAacgcaccccctccctcgggGACATCGAGCCAGAGCAGCAGGAAGTATTcaacaagaagcagaaggagTTCCGGTTAAAGCTTGCGGAGGCGCAGAAGCAGCGGGAAGCCAGTGCGTTtgcctcgtcttcttcttcttcttcttcttcaacatcgacctcctcttccccctccacctcggccttgGGCCTTGGAAAGCTAAGCACAGGGTCGAGCACCGCTACAGGAACCAGTGCCAACGCGGCCGAACACGAGCCCCCTCGCAAGGCGGGCCCCCTGACGAACCTGATTTACGGGACAAAGGAGGGCCGCGAGATGGACGCCCAGATCGAGGCCAGCTTCAGCCAGGTGCTGGCGCGCGGCAAGTATGTGCACTCGATTGTCTTCCACGAGGTCAAGCCCAAGGACGTGGACGAGTATGTCGAGCTGGTGGGCAAGTGGTATCCCCGCATGGCCAGCATGCCGGAGAATAAGGTTCATCTGGTGGGCAGTTGGAGAACGGAGGTTGGCGACTGCGAGACATTtg TACACATCTGGGAATATCAGCGCTATCAAGGCTATCATGCCTCCTTGAACGCCATCTCCCGCCACCCGGAATATCCAGCCTTTGAAAAGAAGCTCCGCGGCTTGATTCGCAGCAAAAAGTCCTCTCTCATGCAAGAGTTCTCTTTCTGGCCAACGACCCCTCCCCGACAGCTCGGCGGTATCTTTGAGCTACGCTCCTACACGCTCCACCCCGGTAACCTTCTCGAGTGGGAGACGCACTGGAGGCGCGGACTCAAGGCCAGGCGCGAGGTGATGGAAGGTGTGGGAGCCTGGTTTGTGCAGATTGGCGATCTCAACACGGTGCACCACCTCTGGCAGTTTGCTGATCTCGAGGAGCGCAAGATCCGCCGCGAGAAGAGCTGGAGCCAGGAGGGCTGGGCCGAAACAGTGCACAAGACGGTACCCCTGATCCAGGAAATGAAGAGCAGGATTTTGGTGCCCATGCCTTGGTCTCCAGTGGCCTAA
- a CDS encoding hypothetical protein (EggNog:ENOG503PST0), with the protein MQLSALFTALLLPLMAVAEGESTTTKTKTLTLTETLTLQRLQAAHTGSHNSTAALQTGATTTFNPAASTTTSGPTLDPTPDNAAGALNAANVAAAAMAGIVVVAFL; encoded by the coding sequence ATGCAGCTCTCAGCGCTCTTCactgccctcctcctgcctctcatggccgttgccgagggcgagtccaccaccaccaagacaaagACTCTGACTCTCACCGAGaccctcaccctccagcGTCTCCAAGCCGCTCACACGGGTTCGCAcaactccaccgccgccctccaaaccggtgccaccaccaccttcaacccTGCCGCCTCGACCACCACATCAGGGCCGACACTCGACCCCACACCGGACAATGCTGCCGGTGCTCTCAATGCCGCCAacgttgccgccgccgccatggccggcATTGTCGTTGTTGCTTTCCTCTAA
- a CDS encoding hypothetical protein (EggNog:ENOG503NZKK; CAZy:GH55; COG:G), translating to MKSINPLWLLAASLVRATFWMEDLSHQGIASFNPDRGYQVFRNVRDFGAKGDGVTDDTAAINAAMSHGNRCGGYGCIGATINPAIVYFPPGTYLISSPIVGLFYTQMIGDPTDMPVIKGGSNFTQDGKALLDADPYLSNGKLNFISTNVFFRQVRNLVFDTTAIPHQTWAVHWPSAQATVIHNCVFRLSPNFEDGHTGIYMEEGSGGMLADLVFFGGQYGAQFGSQQYTVRNLTFHGSQTAILQVWNWGFTYKSLSINDCEIGLNMSSPDVGSVTLLDSSFTNVDTAIIVGRHNSSATGLGSLLIQNVKYTNVPTVMKDLDGNQVLAGNASGALFECGYAKGNLYAPEGPSAFEGRDIAFDQPSALKLGDQYYERSKPQYEGYPAGAFVSARNHYAVGDGVTDDTVALNSFFDVATEPTVVGFLDAGFYRVTDTVYIPAGARVVGEGLAAVIMGAGKKFSDVTNPRPVVQIGKPGELGYVEISDIIVSTQGPTAGAIAIEYNLNTPILDGNITVDTPPSGLWDVHVRIGGFGGSKLQVAECPITPNITNVVEPTCIAGYMSMHITPSASNLYMENNWMWVADHDIEDWNQTRIDVFAGRGLLIEGSNIWMLGNAVEHHTLYQYQLVNASNLWMGQIQTETPYYQPNPQAPYPFTQVNTTLHDPDFMTDCPGSSPSTVEQLPGDPPCAMAWAMRIIGSKNITVFGAGLYSFFNNYCTNCSTNHAGENCQARIFSIQDANGTKVVNSTTGLQMYNLNTIGSVSMLTNKGEDVAFWNETIATYASTMGIFRNDGNGTNVSSTSRVV from the exons ATGAAGAGCATAAATCCCCTCTGGCTGCTTGCAGCTTCACTTGTCCGTGCTACCTTCTGGATGGAGGATCTGTCCCACCAGGGAATtgcctccttcaaccccgacAGAGGATACCAAGTTTTTCGAAATGTTCGTGACTTTGGTGCCAAAGGTGATGGAG TTACCGACGATACTGCTGCCATTAATGCCGCCATGAGTCATGGCAATCGCTGCGGTGGCTATGGCTGCATTGGAGCAACCATCAACCCGGCCATTGTTTACTTTCCGCCCGGAACCTACCTGATCTCCAGCCCAATCGTCGGCCTCTTCTACACTCAGATGATTGGCGACCCCACTGATATGCCCGTCATAAAGGGCGGTTCCAACTTCACTCAGGATGGGAAGGCCTTGCTTGATGCCGATCCATATTTGAGCAATGGCA AGCTCAATTTCATCTCTACCAACGTCTTCTTCCGACAGGTCCGCAACCTGGTGTTCGATACCACAGCCATACCGCACCAGACCTGGGCAGTCCATTGGCCGTCTGCCCAGGCTACTGTCATTCACAACTGTGTCTTCAGATTGTCACCAAACTTTGAGGACGGACATACGGGAATTTATATGGAAgagggcagcggcggcatgCTGGCTGATCTTGTTTTTTTCGGCGGACAATACGGAGCCCAGTTTGGTAGCCAACAGTATACCGTACGCAACCTCACTTTTCACGGCTCACAAACTGCCATCCTGCAAGTTTGGAACTGGGGATTTACGTACAAGTCTCTCAGCATCAATGACTGCGAGATTGGCCTCAACATGTCCTCTCCCGACGTAGGCTCCGTCACACTGCTGGACAGCTCGTTTACCAATGTCGATACTGCCATCATTGTGGGCAGACACAATAGCAGCGCTACTGGTCTTGGGTCACTGCTGATTCAAAATGTCAAGTACACCAACGTTCCCACGGTTATGAAGGATCTGGACGGAAACCAAGTTCTCGCCGGCAATGCTTCAGGAGCCCTCTTTGAGTGTGGCTATGCCAAG GGAAACCTTTACGCTCCCGAAGGGCCATCTGCGTTTGAGGGACGTGATATTGCCTTTGACCAGCCTTCCGCCCTAAAACTCGGTGATCAGTACTACGAGAGGTCGAAGCCTCAATATGAGGGCTACCCTGCCGGTGCATTCGTGTCGGCCCGCAACCACTACGCTGTTGGAGACGGTGTGACTGATGACACAGTGGCTTTGAACTCGTTCTTTGACGTTGCGACCGAGCCGACAGTGGTTGGGTTTCTGGATGCGGGGTTTTACCGGGTGACTGACACCGTGTATATCCCAGCAGGTGCTCGAGTTGTCGGTGAGGGTCTTGCCGCCGTCATCATGGGCGCAGGCAAAAAGTTTTCCGACGTCACCAATCCCCGTCCAGTGGTTCAGATCGGAAAGCCTGGTGAGCTTGGCTACGTCGAAATCAGCGATATCATTGTCTCGACACAAGGCCCAACAGCAGGCGCTATTGCCATCGAGTACAACTTGAACACCCCAATACTGGACGGGAATATCACCGTCGATACACCTCCATCGGGACTTTGGGATGTCCATGTTCGCATTGGCGGTTTCGGAGGCTCCAAGCTCCAGGTGGCAGAATGCCCCATCActcccaacatcaccaatgTCGTTGAGCCTACCTGCATTGCTGGGTACATGAGCATGCACATCACGCCGAGTGCTAGCAATCTGTACATGGAAAATAACTGGATGTGGGTTGCTGACCACGATATTGAGGACTGGAACCAGACTCGGATCGATGTCTTTGCCGGCCGAGGGCTCTTGATCGAAGGGTCCAATATCTGGATGCTGGGCAATGCAGTTGAGCACCACACTCTTTACCAGTATCAGCTGGTCAACGCATCTAATCTGTGGATGGGTCAGATTCAAACAGAGACACCATATtaccaacccaacccacagGCCCCTTACCCTTTTACACAGGTTAACACCACCCTGCATGACCCTGATTTCATGACCGACTGCCCAGGTTCGTCCCCCAGCACGGTTGAGCAGCTGCCAGGTGACCCGCCGTGCGCCATGGCGTGGGCTATGCGCATAATTGGGTCCAAGAACATCACGGTGTTTGGTGCTGGCCTCTacagcttcttcaacaactacTGCACCAACTGCAGCACCAACCATGCGGGTGAAAACTGCCAGGCGAGAATCTTTTCGATTCAGGATGCCAACGGCACAAAAGTGGTCAACTCCACGACGGGTTTGCAGATGTACAACCTAAACACGATTGGGAGCGTGAGCATGCTCACCAACAAAGGGGAGGACGTCGCGTTTTGGAACGAAACCATTGCAACATATGCCAGTACGATGGGGATCTTCAGGAACGATGGCAATGGCACAAATGTGTCGTCGACTTCTCGAGTTGTTTGA
- a CDS encoding hypothetical protein (EggNog:ENOG503P7V9), producing the protein MPHPPLDVWVSIQPIHHSASDVTFVMVGQTPKAGLKNKTVMISSRWAKKCSKRLLGVPGGSALGPRTIFFSDNHNLNTTSTPPTKSSDTNMPFFSRSEPAQQPVQPAPQPVYEEQPKKHGLFSRHRSPSPARTTSTSTRHTNSTYQTSPERGTRSSSGSRGGLLRRSFGNGSANEMDPSIVAARERVMSAEMAEREADRALMAARESVREAREHVRRLELEAQEEARRAKIKQQQAKEVSKRGKQLGRYD; encoded by the exons ATGCCTCACCCCCCATTGGACGTGTGGGTGTCGATCCAGCCCATCCATCATTCTGCTTCTGACGTCACGTTCGTGATGGTCGGGCAAACACCAAAAGCAGGTTTGAAAAACAAAACTGTGATGATTAGCAGTAGGTGGGCAAAAAAATGTTCAAAAAGGCTGCTTGGTGTCCCAGGAGGATCTGCTCTCGGCCCGAGAACAATATTTTTCAGTGACAATCACAACCTGAACACAACCAGCACACCCCCAACCAAATCATCAGATACCAACATGCCGTTCTTCTCTCGATCAGAGCCCGCCCAGCAGCCGGTACAACCGGCACCTCAGCCTGTCTACGAGGAGCAACCCAAGAAACATGGCCTCTTCAGTCGCCACCgctccccatctcccgcCCGTActaccagcaccagcactcGGCACACCAACTCGACCTACCAGACCTCTCCTGAGCGTGGAACCCGAAGCTCTAGCGGCAGTCGTGGTGGTCTTCTCCGTCGGTCCTTTGGCAACGGTTCCGCCAACGAGATGGATCCCAGCATCGTCGCTGCCCGTGAGAGGGTCATGAGTGCCGAGATGGCAGAGCGGGAGGCTGATCGTGCCCTCATGGCTGCCCGCGAGAGTGTCCGCGAGGCCCGCGAGCATGTCCGCAGACTGGAGCTCGAAGCTCAGGAGGAGGCCAGGAgggccaagatcaagcaacagcaagccAAGGAGGTTTCTAAAAGAGGAAAGCAGCTCGGAC GCTACGATTAG
- the NEW1 gene encoding [NU+] prion formation protein 1 (COG:Q; EggNog:ENOG503NUZG) yields the protein MTVVPITGAAPPVADVAAILETIFNASSSNQSIEACYALCDILINTTGFHGLHHYNIISEIKKASIDKKSGFRREGAQNLLGALFERLPPAAPITEVVFLIQDGGLLKIALDALADKGAIVREAAQYGIDALFANLSPEAMVAALLPAIVEYIKKAGGKWQGVVGAFKIMEKMANKAQITIGSTKEQAAEQDIMREAMGSKLATLIPITENGMLDMKTEVEKQALKTMTAITTLLSNDDVASRIPLLIETMHHPSVEAVHKAIHALSQTTFVAIVTSPVLALLTPFLERSLNNPSTPQEVLRQTVVITENLTKLVHDPIEARTFLPKLQPGVKSVVNRASLPEVREIATRALAVMDKAMGNDNSASLTIIERTSAEDVAKVLDQEIKKNGGLNDDEALYKLAAPFISSMVCEDVNHRHLDRIPSKIAPYLKDLLRKPEASDAVAEAVHKFYVEEDARKYGVPEKEDDGEIEIVNADFSLAYGGMLLLSHTNLRLLKGHRYGLCGRNGAGKSTLMKSIANGKLEGFPSQDVLRTCYVEHNQGEDADISILEFVSKDPTIAKEGKERIVAVLEEFGFTSGPEGRQSQKVGSLSGGWKMKLALARAMLQRADVLLLDEPTNHLDVANIKWLENYLKTHPDITSLIVSHDSGFLDEVTTDIYHYEPNKKLGHYKGNLAAFVKRRPEAKSYYTLSASLVQFKFPPPGILSGVKSNTRAIIRMTNVSYTYPKAPKPSLSDASCQLTLSSRVAIIGPNGAGKSTLIKLLTGEVIPTTGKVEKHPNLRIGYIKQHALEHVEMHLEKTPNQYLQWRYAHGDDREVHMKQTRALSDQDREQMDKFVEVGGGKAPRQIEALVGRQKYKKTFQYEIKWRGFLPKHNSHFSRETLLELGFDKLVQEFDDHEASREGLGYRELQPSVISKHFEDLGLDPEIANHNEIGSLSGGQKVKVVIAGAMWNNPHLLVLDEPTNFLDRDSLGGLAVAIREFKGGVVMISHNEEFVGALASETWHVDNGRVTHRSNNAIALDRFEDSANTSAVPSAVPSGLNTPALSSAAPSAVNSGVEDNAGEALKFRARKKKKMTKKELKEREARRRLRHIDWLNSPKGTPKPLDTDDEADD from the exons ATGACTGTCGTTCCCATCACCGGCGCTGCCCCCCCGGTGGCAGACGTCGCAGCCATCCTCGAGACCATCTTCAACGCCTCTTCGTCCAATCAATCGATCGAAGCCTGCTACGCTCTCTGCGACATCCTGATCAACACAACGGGTTTCCATGGCCTCCACCACTACAACATCATCtccgagatcaagaaggcttCCATCGACAAGAAGAGCGGTTTCCGCCGCGAGGGTGCCCAGAACCTCCTTGGTGCCCTGTTTGAGCGGCTGCCCCCAGCTGCACCCATTACCGAGGTTGTTTTCCTCATCCAGGATGGTGGTCTTCTCAAGATTGCTCTCGATGCCCTTGCCGACAAGGGCGCCATTGTCCGCGAGGCTGCCCAGTACGGCATCGACGCCTTGTTCGCCAACCTGAGCCCCGAGGCCATGGTCGCTGCCCTCCTGCCCGCCATCGTCGAGtacatcaagaaggccggtGGAAAGTGGCAAGGTGTTGTCGGCGCCTTCAAGATCatggagaagatggccaaCAAGGCCCAGATCACCATTGGCAGCACCAAGGAGCAGGCCGCCGAGCAGGATATCATGCGCGAGGCCATGGGCTCCAAGCTTGCCACTCTGATTCCCATCACCGAGAATGGCATGTTGGATATGAAGACCGAGGTCGAGAAGCAGGCTCTCAAGACCATGACGGCCATCACGACCCTTCTCTCCAACGACGATGTCGCATCTCGTATTCCTCTCCTGATCGAGACCATGCATCACCCATCTGTCGAGGCGGTGCACAAGGCCATCCACGCCCTCTCCCAGACAACCTTTGTCGCCATCGTCACCTCTCCCGTTCTCGCCCTCTTGACTCCTTTCCTGGAGCgctctctcaacaacccctcgACTCCCCAAGAAGTTCTTCGCCAGACCGTTGTCATTACCGAGAACTTGACCAAGCTCGTTCACGACCCCATCGAGGCCCGTACTTTCCTCCCCAAGCTTCAGCCTGGTGTGAAGAGTGTCGTTAACCGCGCCTCGCTCCCCGAGGTTCGTGAGATCGCCACTCGTGCCTTGGCCGTCATGGACAAGGCTATGGGTAACGACAACTCGGCATCCTTGACAATTATCGAGCGCACTTCTGCTGAGGATGTTGCCAAGGTGTTGGACCAAGAAATCAAGAAGAACGGCGGCCTGAATGACGACGAAGCCCTCTACAAGCTGGCCGCTCCATTTATTTCCTCAATGGTTTGCGAAGACGtcaaccaccgccaccttGATCGCATCCCTAGCAAGATTGCGCCCTACCTCAAGGACCTGTTGCGAAAGCCCGAAGCCAGCGATGCCGTCGCCGAGGCCGTTCACAAGTTCTatgtggaagaggatgcGCGTAAGTACGGTGTTCCAGAAAAGGAAGACGACGGTGAGATTGAGATTGTCAACGCCGACTTTTCTCTGGCTTATGGTGGTATGCTTTTGTTGTCGCATACGAACCTTAGGCTCCTGAAGGGTCATCGTTACGGCTTGTGTGGTCGCAATGGTGCTGGAAAGTCGACTCTGATGAAGAGTATCGCCAATGGAAAGCTCGAGGGCTTCCCGTCTCAAGATGTTTTGCGCACTTGCTACGTCGAACACAACCAGGGTGAGGATGCCGATATCAGCATTCTCGAGTTTGTTTCCAAGGATcccaccatcgccaaggaaggaaaggagcGCATTGTTGCCGTCTTGGAGGAGTTCGGTTTCACATCGGGCCCCGAGGGCAGGCAATCGCAAAAGGTTGGGTCTCTCTCTGGTGGTTGGAAGATGAAGCTGGCTCTTGCCCGTGCCATGCTTCAAAGAGCCGATGTTTTGTTACTCGACGAACCTACCAATCACTTGGACGTCGCCAACATCAAGTGGCTTGAGAACTATCTCAAGACACACCCCGACATCACCAGTTTGATCGTGTCCCACGACTCGGGCTTCCTGGACGAGGTCACCACCGATATCTACCACTACGAGCCCAACAAGAAGCTTGGTCACTACAAGGGCAACCTTGCTGCCTTTGTCAAGCGCCGCCCCGAGGCCAAGAGCTACTACACTCTGTCTGCTTCGCTCGTCCAGTTCAagttccccccccccggcaTTCTGAGCGGTGTCAAGTCCAACACACGCGCCATCATCCGTATGACCAACGTCTCGTACACATACCCCAAGGCGCCCAAGCCATCCTTGTCAGATGCTTCTTGCCAGCTGACTCTGTCGTCGCGTGTTGCCATCATTGGCCCCAACGGTGCTGGCAAGTCTACCCTCATCAAGCTGTTGACCGGTGAAGTTATTCCCACCACTGGAAAGGTGGAGAAGCACCCCAACCTTCGTATCGGTTACATCAAGCAGCACGCCCTCGAGCACGTCGAAATGCATCTCGAGAAGACGCCCAACCAGTATCTTCAATGGCGTTATGCCCACGGTGACGATCGTGAGGTGCACATGAAGCAGACCCGTGCGCTGTCCGACCAGGATCGCGAGCAGATGGACAagtttgtcgaggttggtggcgGTAAGGCTCCTCGCCAGATCGAGGCCCTTGTCGGTCGCCAAAAGTACAAGAAAACATTCCAATACGAGAT CAAATGGCGTGGCTTCCTGCCCAAGCACAACTCTCACTTTTCTCGCGAGACTTTGCTCGAGCTCGGCTTCGACAAGTTGGTGCAGGAGTTTGACGACCACGAGGCTTCGCGTGAAGGTCTCGGTTACCGTGAGCTCCAGCCTTCCGTCATCAGCAAGCACTTTGAGGATCTCGGTCTTGATCCCGAGATTGCGAACCACAATGAGATTGGCTCGCTCTCCGGAGGTCAAAAGGTCAAGGTTGTCATTGCTGGTGCCATGTGGAACAACCCCCATTTGCTCGTGCTTGACGAGCCTACTAACTTCTTGGACCGTGACTCCCTCGGTGGCTTGGCTGTTGCCATTCGCGAGTTCAAGGGCGGCGTGGTGATGATTTCCCACAACGAAGAGTTTGTGGGAGCCCTGGCTTCCGAGACTTGGCACGTTGACAACGGGCGGGTCACGCATCGCAGCAACAATGCCATTGCGCTGGATCGGTTCGAAGACAGTGCCAACACCAGTGCGGTCCCCAGTGCTGTTCCCAGCGGGCTTAACACACCCGCCCTGAGCAGCGCCGCCCCCAGCGCCGTCAACAGCGGTGTCGAGGACAATGCCGGCGAGGCCTTGAAGTTCCGggcgagaaagaagaagaagatgaccaAGAAAGAGCTCAAGGAACGTGAGGCCAGGCGCCGGCTGAGGCACATCGATTGGCTCAACAGTCCCAAGGGCACCCCCAAGCCCCTTGATACGGATGATGAGGCGGACGACTAA
- a CDS encoding hypothetical protein (COG:A; EggNog:ENOG503P2RG) — MDTDRRSRSRDPVSRDEPADHYRPESRNRSPSRTPSEAMDRYDTHDRTSQARSPAPRNGRPRTYSRSLSRSRSRSLSRSRSRSRSRSYSRDRSWSRSRSRTRTRSPTPQARSTKIVVERLTKNVNEDHLREIFGQYGEIEDLDLPLNRQLGTNRGTAYILFYNEADAEAAIAHMHEATVDGAVINVSIVLPRRKLSPAPPTARRGANINPRIPPPHQSRPFGGNIGGGGGGGHGRGSGPGRHGNRSDTYRPRSLSRSRSRSPVLAGGNHNRRQRSPSYSSRSRSRTPPPARGGGRGSRHVGGRYDGDDDRDNRRSASRDSYDSYDRRSRSPSRHRDRGGR, encoded by the exons ATGGATACGGATAGAAGATCAAGATCCAGGGACCCTGTGTCTCGTGACGAACCAGCCGATCACTACCGGCCCGAATCCCGCAATCGTTCCCCATCGCGAACCCCCTCCGAGGCCATGGATCGCTACGACACACACGACCGCACCTCCCAAGCCCGCTCTCCGGCCCCGCGCAACGGAAGACCTCGGACTTACAGTCGCAGCCTATCCCGTAGCCGTAGCCGTAGCCTCAGTCGAAGCAGAAGCCGCAGTCGTAGTCGAAGCTACTCGCGCGATCGCAGCTGGAGTCGCTCAAGAAGTCGCACTCGCACTCGCAGTCCCACGCCCCAGGCCAGAAGCACCAAG ATTGTTGTCGAACGTCTCACCAAGAACGTGAACGAAGACCACCTACGAGAGATCTTTGGCCAGTACGGCGAGATTGAGGACTTGGACCTGCCTCTCAACCGTCAGC TTGGAACCAACCGTGGCACAGCTTACATTTTGTTCTACAACGAAGCCGACGCCGAGGCTGCCATTGCCCACATGCACGAGGCCACTGTAGATGGCGCCGTCATCAACGTTTCCATCGTGCTACCCCGCCGCAAGCTCTCACCCGCACCCCCTACAGCTCGCCGCGGAGCAAATATTAACCCGCGTATACCGCCCCCTCATCAGTCCAGACCCTTTGGCGGCAAcataggtggtggtgggggagggggtcatGGACGTGGATCTGGGCCAGGTCGTCATGGGAACCGTTCTGATACCTACCGTCCCCGTTCTCTCTCAAGGTCGAGATCTCGGTCACCCGTTCTGGCAGGAGGGAATCATAATCGCAGGCAAAGATCCCCTTCGTATTCATCCCGGTCTCGATCCAGgactccaccaccagcccgcggtggaggacgagggagtCGCCATGTCGGTGGGCGCTacgacggcgacgacgatAGGGATAATCGCAGAAGCGCTAGCCGCGACAGCTATGATAGTTACGACCGTAGGAGCAGAAGCCCCAGTCGCCATCGGGAccgtggagggaggtga
- a CDS encoding hypothetical protein (COG:S; EggNog:ENOG503P61E) has product MASPTTQQPVGASTTLPNKPENKLPPIPDGSRIRKRPLPLPPHRRTLKSATSSVNFQNQTTPDIDGYLPPPRANRTQIIKVASSASHMSLVKRVRKALESARNNQQGTTKGLPLAARVAALGAKNGRSDQTGPISDALDDVVLIATGRAIQKAVEVGASFTREGDLIVIARTRTVQAVDDIEMMDEDAEEEDSARVRHVSCVEVGVRWAS; this is encoded by the exons ATGGCCTCTCCAACTACACAGCAGCCTGTGGGCGCATCAACTACGCTGCCAAACAAACCCGAAAACAAGCTCCCACCCATTCCAGATG GCTCTCGAATCCGCAaacgcccccttcccctccctcctcaccggcgcACCTTGAAGTCGGCCACATCCTCTGTCAATTTCCAAAACCAGACGACACCCGACATTGATGGCTACCTGCCCCCTCCTCGCGCGAATCGCACCCAGATCATCAAGGTGGCCTCTTCGGCCTCCCACATGTCACttgtaaaacgcgtacgaAAGGCACTGGAGAGCGCCCGAAATAACCAACAGGGAACAACAAAAGGTCTGCCCTTGGCAGCACGTGTTGCAGCTCTGGGTGCGAAGAATGGGAGATCAGACCAAACCGGGCCAATATCAGATGCACTGGATGATGTCGTGCTTATTGCGACGGGGAGGGCAATTCAGAAGGCGGTTGAGGTGGGGGCCTCGTTCACGAGAGAAGGAGATTTGATTGTGAttgcgaggacgaggacggtaCAGGCAGTGGACGACATCGAAATGATGGAcgaggatgcggaggaggaggactcGGCGCGGGTCAGACATGTTAGTtgtgtcgaggttggagtGAGGTGGGCCAGTTGA
- a CDS encoding hypothetical protein (COG:S; EggNog:ENOG503P0G1) — protein MSVEIWPRIAPEELKVAIRESEERELGWLVQELHETLTNLKHGLEDCYALLAPIDPGSTLVLSTPRNEIVKGTITRVGTRIVKGTIHLRLRTLPQQTISINPDHPIHLGPLTTLHTLLTHSIDLLNLTLSYSYPTESSPTLDKNTSSPQFLSAQLRLLSQSFTESLAILKGPPLLNSDPSWTSRSAAPSHFIPPLTIPSNSSHNQSSHPCLSFHLTIQDSSLVLWLRTLEPAHAPVHFSTKLALAIGTARRLEHDEAERVFGYCCTGGDSTGLPHIHNSNHDPNIPLAPVLSGTRRKEVEVYVREKVRVESADPSLMSLTAKLTALTHTLSLARRNLAAVMGEEMED, from the exons ATGTCTGTCGAAATTTGGCCTCGAATTGCGCCAGAAGAACTTAAGGTCGCCATTAGGGAATCTGAA GAACGCGAACTCGGCTGGCTTGTTCAAGAGCTCCACgaaaccctcaccaacctcaagcATGGCCTCGAAGATTGCTATGCGCTCCTTGCGCCCATCGATCCCGGATCTACTCTTGTGTTGAGCACCCCTCGAAATGAGATAGTAAAGGGCACCATCACCCGTGTCGGAACGCGCATTGTCaagggg ACCATCCACCTTCGTCTGCGCACCCTTCCTCAGCAAACGATAAGCATCAACCCCGACCATCCCATACACCTCGGCCCGCTTACTACCCTCCACACTTTGCTTACCCACTCGAtcgacctcctcaacttGACCCTCAGTTACTCGTACCCAACCGagtcctcgccaaccttggACAAGAatacatcctccccccagtTTCTGTCGGCCCAGCTGCGCCTCCTCTCGCAGTCCTTTACAGAGTCCCTCGCCATTCTCAAAGGGCCGCCTCTTCTCAACTCGGATCCCTCTTGGACCTCTCGCTCCGCAGCGCCCTCCCACTTCATCCCGCCCTTgaccatcccctccaacagctcGCACAACCAGTCCTCCCATCCTTGCCTGTCCTTCCACCTCACCATTCAGGACTCAAGTCTGGTCCTCTGGCTCCGAACCCTCGAACCCGCCCACGCCCCTGTACACTTTAGCACTAAGCTTGCCCTCGCCATTGGCACCGCCCGCCGTCTCGAACACGACGAAGCCGAGCGGGTTTTCGGGTACTGCTGCACAGGTGGCGACTCGACTGGGCTACCGCACATTCACAATAGCAACCACGATCCAAACATTCCCTTGGCGCCGGTGCTCTCAGGCACCCGAAGAAAAGAGGTCGAGGTGTATGTGAGGGAAAAGGTCAGGGTCGAGAGTGCGGATCCCAGTCTCATGAGTTTGACAGCCAAGCTCACGGCTCTGACGCATACGCTGagcttggcgaggaggaatcTGGCAGCTGTCATGGGGGAGGAAATGGAGGATTAG